Part of the Nicotiana tabacum cultivar K326 chromosome 20, ASM71507v2, whole genome shotgun sequence genome, TTAAGGCACATAAAGCAGCAGGTTGCTTAACTTCAATTGCCTCTGCATTGTTCAGTCTTGGCTCTGTTATTCACCGCCGTGTTGCCACCGGAAGAACAGATTCTTCTACCGTTAATAGCCGGTTTTATATTTGTATAAAGGTCTTCCTTTGGTTATCTTTAATCTTGTTAGGTTTTGAGATAGCTGCATATTATAAAGGTTGGCACTTTAGTGCTTCAGAGTTTCAAATTCAGCATTTGTACACATTGGCTAATCCATTAGCTGTAAAGGGTGTGTTTGATTCGCTTTATTCCATGTGGGTTTTAATTAGGGTGGAATATCTTGCTCCCCCTCTTCAATTATTGGCCAATGTGTGCATTGTCCTGTTTCTTATCCAGAGTTTGGATAGGTTAATCCTGTGTTTGGGTTGTTTCTGGATAAAGATAAAGAATGTTAGGCCAGTTTTGAAATGCGGTCTAGTGGATCTTGAGGCTGGTGATGGTGGTGGTTACTATCCCATGGTTCTTGTTCAAATCCCCATGTGTAATGAAAAAGAGGTAATTTGTTCTTTCTTCAAATTAATTTTCTTTATGTTGTGGAATTATTGAGTATTGGAATGAAACGGATCCAAATGGAGCGAAATCGATATTAAGTATTCATATAGCTAAAATTAATTAGTTTGGATTGAagaatagttgttgttgttgttgtggtcgTCGTTGTGTCAAATCTTATTCTAAGTTTATTGTTGGTCTGGAAATTGAGTGTTGGTGGCAATTGGTATCAGGTTTATCAGCAATCCATTGCAGCTGTGTGCAGTTTGGAGTGGCCTAAATCCAAACTATTGATTCAAATTCTTGATGATTCTGACGATTCCATGACTCAGACGTTGATCAAAGAGGAGGTGCATAAATGGCAGAAGGATGGTGCAAACATTGTATACCGTCATAGGGTGATTAGAGAAGGTTACAAAGCTGGCAATCTTAAGTCAGCCATGAATTGCAGCTATGTCAAAGACTATGAATTTGTTACCATTTTCGATGCAGATTTTCAGCCATCACCTGATTTTCTTAAGAGAACCGTTCCTTATTTTAAGGTATTCAATACACTCCAGCTCCAAGCTTGATTCTCTCCATGTGATGATCTTCATTTCCTGTATATTGTCTTCCGTATAGAATCACATTGTGTGTACAGTATGTATGATCAGTTGATGCATTATTTATGCGTCTAGAATATGATCAtgtagtttgttttattaattttttcctttgattttgaaTTATAGGATAATGAGGACCTAGGGTTGGTTCAAGCAAGGTGGTCGTTTGTGAACAAGGAGGAAAATCTTCTAACAAGACTGCAGCTTATTAATTTGGCATTTCATTTTGAAGTGGAACAACAGGTGAATGGCATTTTTCTGAATTTCTTTGGATTTAACGGTACTGCTGGAGTATGGAGGATTAAGGCATTAGAAGGTTCTGGTGGTTGGATGGAGAGGACAACAGTTGAGGATATGGACATTGCTGTTCGGGCACATCTTCACGGGTGGAAATTCATCTTTCTCAATGATGTAGAGGTATTTCATTGCAAGACACTTTGTTCACCGATATTTGGTCACTTATTATTTCTAGCAAGTATCTGTTTCGTTTGAATCTGACAGACTTTCTTGGATTTTCAGTGCCAGTGTGAATTACCAGAATCATACGAAGCATATCGGAAGCAACAACATAGATGGCATTCAGGGCCAATGCAGTTATTCCGTCTTTGTTTGCCTGCCATTATTGAATCAAATGTATATACTTGGTTTCATTGCATTTGAAGAATATCCATCTAGTACGATAATTAGCACATTGTTGACTATATTA contains:
- the LOC107827477 gene encoding putative xyloglucan glycosyltransferase 12, which gives rise to MAQSFSWWGKEIQRGTPVVVKMENPNNWSMVELQSPSDDDFLLTKGEKVKNKNAKQLTWVLLLKAHKAAGCLTSIASALFSLGSVIHRRVATGRTDSSTVNSRFYICIKVFLWLSLILLGFEIAAYYKGWHFSASEFQIQHLYTLANPLAVKGVFDSLYSMWVLIRVEYLAPPLQLLANVCIVLFLIQSLDRLILCLGCFWIKIKNVRPVLKCGLVDLEAGDGGGYYPMVLVQIPMCNEKEVYQQSIAAVCSLEWPKSKLLIQILDDSDDSMTQTLIKEEVHKWQKDGANIVYRHRVIREGYKAGNLKSAMNCSYVKDYEFVTIFDADFQPSPDFLKRTVPYFKDNEDLGLVQARWSFVNKEENLLTRLQLINLAFHFEVEQQVNGIFLNFFGFNGTAGVWRIKALEGSGGWMERTTVEDMDIAVRAHLHGWKFIFLNDVECQCELPESYEAYRKQQHRWHSGPMQLFRLCLPAIIESNISIWKKGNLIFLFFLLRKLILPFYSFTLFCIILPMTMFIPEATLPTWVVCYIPATMSFLNILPAPKSFPFVVPYLLFENTMSVTKFNAMISGLFQLGSAYEWVVTKKSGRSSEGDLSLLVEGKPKHQRGISEPNLGDLKEEIKKKERKSSRKKKKHNRIYTKELALAFLLLTASVRSLLSAQGIHFYFLLFQGISFLLVGLDLIGEQVD